A stretch of Gossypium hirsutum isolate 1008001.06 chromosome A06, Gossypium_hirsutum_v2.1, whole genome shotgun sequence DNA encodes these proteins:
- the LOC107962754 gene encoding transcription factor bHLH68 isoform X2 translates to MNRGVLQSSPLQQMTAGNLNWWNINTTMRPPPTTHLQPPPHFLPPSPTTLFPQFTPTPTSSSSSSWNDNSQELPQSWSQLLFCGLMGEEEKGGIGQFQVQPKKLENWEEQSLHQASNAISAVDVKQENPNSYVYGHANEDFHHQANKPAWSHQIMATSSALSPKSGVTSSSSKMLEFSGNKADARQPHPERSSECNSSASGGAWKKARVQPSATQSTFKVRKEKLGDRITALHQLVSPFGKTDTASVLLEAIGYIRFLQSQIEALSLPYLGNGSGNMRQQQPVQGERNCKFPEDPGQLNENSMKRKGGPDQQKECDEEPKKDLRSRGLCLVPVSCTLQVGSDNGADYWAPAL, encoded by the exons ATGAACCGAGGAGTGTTGCAGAGCTCACCACTGCAGCAAATGACGGCTGGAAACCTTAACTGGTGGAACATCAACACTACCATGCGCCCACCGCCGACAACTCATCTACAACCTCCTCCTCATTTCTTACCTCCTTCTCCCACTACTTTATTCCCTCAATTCACTCCCACACccacttcttcttcttcctcctcttgGAATGATAATAGCCAGGAGCTTCCTCAGTCATGGAGCCAACTACTCTT TTGTGGATTGATGGGTGAAGAAGAAAAGGGTGGCATAGGCCAGTTTCAAGTTCAACCCAAGAAGTTGGAAAACTGGGAAGAACAATCATTACACCAAGCTTCAAATGCTATTTCTGCTGTGGATGTGAAGCAAGAAAACCCAAATAGTTATGTGTATGGTCATGCAAATGAAGATTTTCATCATCAGGCAAATAAACCAGCTTGGTCTCATCAAATAATGGCTACTTCTTCAGCTTTATCCCCCAAGTCAGGTGTAACTAGTTCCAGTAGTAAGATGTTGGAATTTTCTGGCAACAAAGCTGATGCAAGGCAGCCACACCCAGAACGGTCTTCTGAG TGTAACAGCAGTGCCAGTGGCGGGGCATGGAAGAAAGCTAGGGTTCAACCCTCTGCAACCCAATCCACCTTCAAG GTGAGGAAGGAAAAACTAGGGGACAGAATTACAGCACTTCACCAGCTTGTGTCTCCATTTGGGAAG ACTGACACAGCCTCTGTCTTGTTAGAAGCTATTGGGTACATCAGATTCCTTCAGAGTCAAATTGag GCTCTCAGCTTACCGTACCTGGGCAATGGTTCAGGAAACATGAGGCAGCAACAGCCT GTTCAAGGGGAGAGAAACTGTAAATTTCCTGAAGACCCTGGTCAG TTGAATGAAAACTCCATGAAGAGGAAAGGTGGTCCCGATCAGCAG aAGGAATGTGATGAAGAACCAAAGAAGGACCTTAGGAGTAGAGGGTTGTGTTTGGTTCCTGTTTCATGCACACTTCAAGTCGGCAGTGACAACGGTGCTGATTACTGGGCTCCTGCGCTGTGA
- the LOC107962754 gene encoding transcription factor bHLH68 isoform X4 codes for MNRGVLQSSPLQQMTAGNLNWWNINTTMRPPPTTHLQPPPHFLPPSPTTLFPQFTPTPTSSSSSSWNDNSQELPQSWSQLLFCGLMGEEEKGGIGQFQVQPKKLENWEEQSLHQASNAISAVDVKQENPNSYVYGHANEDFHHQANKPAWSHQIMATSSALSPKSGVTSSSSKMLEFSGNKADARQPHPERSSECNSSASGGAWKKARVQPSATQSTFKVRKEKLGDRITALHQLVSPFGKTDTASVLLEAIGYIRFLQSQIEALSLPYLGNGSGNMRQQQPVQGERNCKFPEDPGQLNENSMKRKGGPDQQECDEEPKKDLRSRGLCLVPVSCTLQVGSDNGADYWAPAL; via the exons ATGAACCGAGGAGTGTTGCAGAGCTCACCACTGCAGCAAATGACGGCTGGAAACCTTAACTGGTGGAACATCAACACTACCATGCGCCCACCGCCGACAACTCATCTACAACCTCCTCCTCATTTCTTACCTCCTTCTCCCACTACTTTATTCCCTCAATTCACTCCCACACccacttcttcttcttcctcctcttgGAATGATAATAGCCAGGAGCTTCCTCAGTCATGGAGCCAACTACTCTT TTGTGGATTGATGGGTGAAGAAGAAAAGGGTGGCATAGGCCAGTTTCAAGTTCAACCCAAGAAGTTGGAAAACTGGGAAGAACAATCATTACACCAAGCTTCAAATGCTATTTCTGCTGTGGATGTGAAGCAAGAAAACCCAAATAGTTATGTGTATGGTCATGCAAATGAAGATTTTCATCATCAGGCAAATAAACCAGCTTGGTCTCATCAAATAATGGCTACTTCTTCAGCTTTATCCCCCAAGTCAGGTGTAACTAGTTCCAGTAGTAAGATGTTGGAATTTTCTGGCAACAAAGCTGATGCAAGGCAGCCACACCCAGAACGGTCTTCTGAG TGTAACAGCAGTGCCAGTGGCGGGGCATGGAAGAAAGCTAGGGTTCAACCCTCTGCAACCCAATCCACCTTCAAG GTGAGGAAGGAAAAACTAGGGGACAGAATTACAGCACTTCACCAGCTTGTGTCTCCATTTGGGAAG ACTGACACAGCCTCTGTCTTGTTAGAAGCTATTGGGTACATCAGATTCCTTCAGAGTCAAATTGag GCTCTCAGCTTACCGTACCTGGGCAATGGTTCAGGAAACATGAGGCAGCAACAGCCT GTTCAAGGGGAGAGAAACTGTAAATTTCCTGAAGACCCTGGTCAG TTGAATGAAAACTCCATGAAGAGGAAAGGTGGTCCCGATCAGCAG GAATGTGATGAAGAACCAAAGAAGGACCTTAGGAGTAGAGGGTTGTGTTTGGTTCCTGTTTCATGCACACTTCAAGTCGGCAGTGACAACGGTGCTGATTACTGGGCTCCTGCGCTGTGA
- the LOC107962754 gene encoding transcription factor bHLH68 isoform X3, whose translation MNRGVLQSSPLQQMTAGNLNWWNINTTMRPPPTTHLQPPPHFLPPSPTTLFPQFTPTPTSSSSSSWNDNSQELPQSWSQLLFCGLMGEEEKGGIGQFQVQPKKLENWEEQSLHQASNAISAVDVKQENPNSYVYGHANEDFHHQANKPAWSHQIMATSSALSPKSGVTSSSSKMLEFSGNKADARQPHPERSSECNSSASGGAWKKARVQPSATQSTFKVRKEKLGDRITALHQLVSPFGKTDTASVLLEAIGYIRFLQSQIEALSLPYLGNGSGNMRQQQPVQGERNCKFPEDPGQQLNENSMKRKGGPDQQECDEEPKKDLRSRGLCLVPVSCTLQVGSDNGADYWAPAL comes from the exons ATGAACCGAGGAGTGTTGCAGAGCTCACCACTGCAGCAAATGACGGCTGGAAACCTTAACTGGTGGAACATCAACACTACCATGCGCCCACCGCCGACAACTCATCTACAACCTCCTCCTCATTTCTTACCTCCTTCTCCCACTACTTTATTCCCTCAATTCACTCCCACACccacttcttcttcttcctcctcttgGAATGATAATAGCCAGGAGCTTCCTCAGTCATGGAGCCAACTACTCTT TTGTGGATTGATGGGTGAAGAAGAAAAGGGTGGCATAGGCCAGTTTCAAGTTCAACCCAAGAAGTTGGAAAACTGGGAAGAACAATCATTACACCAAGCTTCAAATGCTATTTCTGCTGTGGATGTGAAGCAAGAAAACCCAAATAGTTATGTGTATGGTCATGCAAATGAAGATTTTCATCATCAGGCAAATAAACCAGCTTGGTCTCATCAAATAATGGCTACTTCTTCAGCTTTATCCCCCAAGTCAGGTGTAACTAGTTCCAGTAGTAAGATGTTGGAATTTTCTGGCAACAAAGCTGATGCAAGGCAGCCACACCCAGAACGGTCTTCTGAG TGTAACAGCAGTGCCAGTGGCGGGGCATGGAAGAAAGCTAGGGTTCAACCCTCTGCAACCCAATCCACCTTCAAG GTGAGGAAGGAAAAACTAGGGGACAGAATTACAGCACTTCACCAGCTTGTGTCTCCATTTGGGAAG ACTGACACAGCCTCTGTCTTGTTAGAAGCTATTGGGTACATCAGATTCCTTCAGAGTCAAATTGag GCTCTCAGCTTACCGTACCTGGGCAATGGTTCAGGAAACATGAGGCAGCAACAGCCT GTTCAAGGGGAGAGAAACTGTAAATTTCCTGAAGACCCTGGTCAG CAGTTGAATGAAAACTCCATGAAGAGGAAAGGTGGTCCCGATCAGCAG GAATGTGATGAAGAACCAAAGAAGGACCTTAGGAGTAGAGGGTTGTGTTTGGTTCCTGTTTCATGCACACTTCAAGTCGGCAGTGACAACGGTGCTGATTACTGGGCTCCTGCGCTGTGA
- the LOC107962754 gene encoding transcription factor bHLH68 isoform X1 → MNRGVLQSSPLQQMTAGNLNWWNINTTMRPPPTTHLQPPPHFLPPSPTTLFPQFTPTPTSSSSSSWNDNSQELPQSWSQLLFCGLMGEEEKGGIGQFQVQPKKLENWEEQSLHQASNAISAVDVKQENPNSYVYGHANEDFHHQANKPAWSHQIMATSSALSPKSGVTSSSSKMLEFSGNKADARQPHPERSSECNSSASGGAWKKARVQPSATQSTFKVRKEKLGDRITALHQLVSPFGKTDTASVLLEAIGYIRFLQSQIEALSLPYLGNGSGNMRQQQPVQGERNCKFPEDPGQQLNENSMKRKGGPDQQKECDEEPKKDLRSRGLCLVPVSCTLQVGSDNGADYWAPAL, encoded by the exons ATGAACCGAGGAGTGTTGCAGAGCTCACCACTGCAGCAAATGACGGCTGGAAACCTTAACTGGTGGAACATCAACACTACCATGCGCCCACCGCCGACAACTCATCTACAACCTCCTCCTCATTTCTTACCTCCTTCTCCCACTACTTTATTCCCTCAATTCACTCCCACACccacttcttcttcttcctcctcttgGAATGATAATAGCCAGGAGCTTCCTCAGTCATGGAGCCAACTACTCTT TTGTGGATTGATGGGTGAAGAAGAAAAGGGTGGCATAGGCCAGTTTCAAGTTCAACCCAAGAAGTTGGAAAACTGGGAAGAACAATCATTACACCAAGCTTCAAATGCTATTTCTGCTGTGGATGTGAAGCAAGAAAACCCAAATAGTTATGTGTATGGTCATGCAAATGAAGATTTTCATCATCAGGCAAATAAACCAGCTTGGTCTCATCAAATAATGGCTACTTCTTCAGCTTTATCCCCCAAGTCAGGTGTAACTAGTTCCAGTAGTAAGATGTTGGAATTTTCTGGCAACAAAGCTGATGCAAGGCAGCCACACCCAGAACGGTCTTCTGAG TGTAACAGCAGTGCCAGTGGCGGGGCATGGAAGAAAGCTAGGGTTCAACCCTCTGCAACCCAATCCACCTTCAAG GTGAGGAAGGAAAAACTAGGGGACAGAATTACAGCACTTCACCAGCTTGTGTCTCCATTTGGGAAG ACTGACACAGCCTCTGTCTTGTTAGAAGCTATTGGGTACATCAGATTCCTTCAGAGTCAAATTGag GCTCTCAGCTTACCGTACCTGGGCAATGGTTCAGGAAACATGAGGCAGCAACAGCCT GTTCAAGGGGAGAGAAACTGTAAATTTCCTGAAGACCCTGGTCAG CAGTTGAATGAAAACTCCATGAAGAGGAAAGGTGGTCCCGATCAGCAG aAGGAATGTGATGAAGAACCAAAGAAGGACCTTAGGAGTAGAGGGTTGTGTTTGGTTCCTGTTTCATGCACACTTCAAGTCGGCAGTGACAACGGTGCTGATTACTGGGCTCCTGCGCTGTGA